Proteins from a genomic interval of Microbacterium esteraromaticum:
- a CDS encoding FtsX-like permease family protein, with product MTAVAAGAAGASVTAGADLSRPRASRLAWLRERGMGASILVAALSASFGVILVETTVYIGAFLQADPYIGDSETLAIVVAILSVLLTGVAMYVAAIVTANTFSTIIAGRTRRIALVRLIGASARSQRSEVSSQGFVVGLLGATIGLVIGVGASATGMLLADQLLAGAPEGVSPMQPAVLLPFIGVALTTWLAAWVGSRRVLTVTPLQALGGSVERAHAEVSSRTGRHVGALILLILGAALLAFGVMLGLVTPLGVVVAFFGGLLSFTGLALGSVMVMPPILRLVGRAFGRSATARLAAENALRYPERSSRMAIGVVMGVTLVTMFAVALESTKMLLGRQADEQTLQTTFAVLDGFAAVMMVLVAVSGVIAAVGLVNLLTIGVVQRTRELGLLRAIGLTGGQVRRMVLLEAVHVTVAATISGLVLGIVYGWVAAQSLLGSVPVLPDFEPAGLVSPAVPWMPVAIIVAATAVLALVAAVAPTRLATRVAPVEALAAE from the coding sequence ATGACCGCCGTCGCTGCGGGGGCTGCCGGCGCCAGCGTCACGGCGGGGGCCGACCTGTCGAGGCCACGTGCGTCGCGTCTGGCCTGGCTCCGTGAACGCGGCATGGGTGCCAGCATCCTCGTTGCCGCGCTCTCGGCTTCGTTCGGGGTGATCCTCGTCGAGACGACCGTCTACATCGGGGCCTTCCTGCAGGCCGACCCGTACATCGGCGACAGCGAGACTCTGGCCATCGTGGTTGCGATCCTGTCGGTGCTGCTGACCGGAGTGGCGATGTACGTCGCCGCGATCGTCACCGCCAACACCTTCTCGACGATCATCGCCGGGCGCACCCGACGCATCGCGCTGGTGAGGCTGATCGGTGCCTCGGCGCGGTCGCAACGCTCCGAGGTGTCGTCGCAGGGATTCGTGGTCGGCCTGCTGGGGGCGACCATCGGCCTCGTGATCGGGGTTGGCGCGTCGGCCACCGGGATGCTGCTTGCCGATCAGCTGCTCGCCGGGGCGCCCGAAGGTGTCAGCCCGATGCAGCCCGCGGTGCTGCTGCCGTTCATCGGTGTGGCCCTCACGACCTGGTTGGCGGCCTGGGTCGGCTCGCGGCGGGTGCTGACGGTGACACCGTTGCAGGCATTGGGTGGATCGGTCGAGCGCGCTCACGCTGAGGTCTCATCGCGCACCGGGCGTCATGTCGGGGCGCTGATCCTGCTGATCCTGGGTGCGGCGCTGCTCGCATTCGGTGTGATGCTCGGCCTCGTCACACCGCTGGGTGTGGTGGTGGCGTTCTTCGGCGGACTGCTGTCGTTCACCGGGCTCGCGCTCGGATCGGTGATGGTGATGCCGCCGATCCTGCGACTGGTGGGGCGCGCGTTCGGCCGTTCGGCCACGGCTCGTCTCGCGGCAGAGAACGCCCTGCGCTACCCCGAGCGCTCGAGCCGGATGGCGATCGGCGTGGTGATGGGGGTGACGCTGGTGACGATGTTCGCCGTCGCGCTGGAATCGACGAAGATGCTGCTGGGACGCCAGGCCGATGAGCAGACGCTGCAGACGACCTTCGCGGTGCTCGACGGGTTCGCCGCGGTGATGATGGTGCTCGTCGCGGTGTCGGGGGTGATCGCCGCGGTCGGGTTGGTGAACCTGCTGACGATCGGTGTGGTGCAGCGCACCCGCGAGCTGGGGCTGCTGCGGGCGATCGGTCTGACCGGCGGCCAGGTGCGGCGCATGGTGCTGCTGGAAGCCGTGCACGTCACCGTCGCTGCGACGATCAGCGGCCTCGTGCTCGGCATTGTCTACGGTTGGGTGGCGGCGCAGTCGCTGCTGGGCTCCGTTCCGGTACTGCCCGACTTCGAGCCCGCAGGGCTCGTGTCGCCGGCCGTGCCGTGGATGCCCGTGGCGATCATCGTGGCCGCCACAGCCGTGCTCGCCCTCGTCGCCGCTGTCGCCCCGACGCGCTTGGCGACGCGCGTCGCACCGGTCGAGGCGCTCGCCGCCGAGTAG
- a CDS encoding 2-phosphosulfolactate phosphatase translates to MPQPTSQTPLTQSSYQVRFEWGADGLARLAPADVVIVVDVLRFSSTMADAVAQAPIALERALAWSANGAQVAGAAARVAPVVLLGGIRNASATARAVMTLQERRGDRTSVSVVAAGERDADGRLRFAVEDQLGAGAVIAALSDLGIDHSAPEAAVSAESFRALRRGVRHLLIGSASGRELADGVASTERMLADGIRPATIEECAAADTTETVPALQGGVFVPFA, encoded by the coding sequence ATGCCACAGCCGACGTCGCAGACACCGTTGACCCAGTCGTCGTACCAGGTGCGTTTCGAGTGGGGTGCGGACGGGCTCGCGCGGCTCGCGCCCGCCGACGTGGTCATCGTCGTCGATGTGCTGCGGTTCTCATCGACGATGGCGGATGCTGTCGCGCAGGCTCCCATCGCATTGGAGCGTGCACTGGCCTGGTCGGCCAACGGCGCCCAGGTCGCGGGCGCCGCGGCGCGGGTGGCCCCCGTGGTGCTGCTCGGTGGCATCCGCAACGCCTCGGCGACCGCACGCGCGGTGATGACCCTGCAGGAGCGGCGCGGTGACCGTACCTCGGTCAGCGTCGTCGCGGCGGGGGAGCGCGATGCGGACGGGCGGCTGCGCTTCGCCGTCGAGGATCAGCTCGGGGCCGGAGCGGTGATCGCCGCGCTGTCTGATCTGGGCATCGATCATTCCGCTCCCGAGGCCGCTGTGTCGGCGGAATCGTTCCGTGCGCTTCGGCGCGGGGTGCGTCATCTGCTGATCGGAAGCGCCTCCGGGCGGGAACTGGCCGACGGTGTTGCGTCGACCGAGCGAATGCTGGCCGATGGCATCCGCCCCGCGACCATCGAGGAATGCGCCGCTGCGGATACCACCGAAACGGTGCCCGCTCTGCAGGGCGGTGTCTTCGTCCCGTTCGCTTGA
- a CDS encoding DUF3054 domain-containing protein: MRYLPALIVDAVLVLVFAAIGRASHNEDPLGFVLTAWPFLIALVLGHAIAALVPARPRRPWSLGWGVIVWVVTVAGGMLLRIATGDTAETPFIIVATLVLGAFLLGWRLITMLVRRFRAPAEAPTTES; encoded by the coding sequence ATGAGGTACCTGCCCGCGCTCATCGTCGACGCCGTTCTGGTGCTCGTTTTCGCCGCTATCGGACGGGCCTCGCACAATGAGGACCCCCTGGGATTCGTGCTCACCGCCTGGCCATTCCTGATCGCACTCGTGCTGGGTCATGCGATTGCCGCACTGGTTCCGGCGCGTCCGCGGCGTCCGTGGTCACTGGGCTGGGGAGTGATCGTGTGGGTGGTCACTGTCGCCGGAGGGATGCTGCTGCGCATCGCCACGGGTGACACCGCCGAGACGCCGTTCATCATCGTCGCGACGCTGGTGCTGGGTGCGTTCTTGCTGGGCTGGCGGCTGATCACGATGCTGGTGCGCAGGTTCCGGGCACCCGCCGAGGCACCGACGACCGAGTCGTAG
- a CDS encoding SprT-like domain-containing protein, with protein sequence MADLNRVRVWGEALIRMHLDDSWTFDFDHAKRRAGLCDYQRKRITVSRYLAARFDDDEIHQTLLHEVAHALAGHGAGHGAEWKRVARRLGYVGGTTHHGETATELAPWVGQCPSGHVAYRHRRPARETSCAKCSRRFDRRYLFEWRRREITAADRLAAQMPR encoded by the coding sequence ATGGCCGATCTGAATCGCGTGCGTGTGTGGGGTGAAGCGCTGATCCGCATGCATCTCGACGATTCGTGGACCTTCGACTTCGACCATGCCAAGCGCCGCGCAGGCCTCTGCGACTACCAGCGCAAGCGCATCACCGTGTCGCGCTATCTGGCCGCCCGCTTCGATGACGACGAGATCCATCAGACCCTGCTGCACGAGGTGGCCCACGCGCTGGCCGGGCACGGCGCAGGGCACGGCGCGGAGTGGAAGCGCGTAGCGCGCCGCCTGGGCTACGTCGGCGGCACGACGCATCACGGCGAGACGGCCACCGAACTGGCGCCCTGGGTCGGCCAGTGTCCCTCGGGCCATGTCGCCTACCGCCATCGGCGGCCGGCGCGCGAGACATCGTGCGCCAAGTGCTCGCGGCGATTCGACCGCCGATACCTGTTCGAATGGCGTCGGCGCGAGATCACCGCTGCCGATCGCCTCGCGGCACAGATGCCGCGCTGA
- a CDS encoding spermidine synthase, with the protein MGRSRGSEHENPRARLDHGGSAEIAASEFTSGFELIVDGTPQSHVDLDDPTHLHFEYIVRMGAVIDQLGATASAPLSAVHLGAGAMTLPRYIATTRPGSRQQVIEWEAPLVALVREHLPLPRGAAIRVRIGDAREGLNRMPPALTGHCDLVVSDVFSGAQTPAHLTSIEFYREIAGLLSPTGVLLVNVADGPGLAFARRQVATVSNVFREVALLADAQVLKGRRFGNLVLVASTSELPTEWLPRLLAAGPHPAKIAQGDEVAAFARGAAIVTDADAVASPRPDSGLFLK; encoded by the coding sequence ATGGGCAGATCACGCGGGAGCGAGCACGAGAACCCGCGGGCGCGGCTGGACCACGGCGGATCGGCCGAGATCGCAGCATCCGAGTTCACGAGCGGGTTCGAGCTGATCGTCGACGGCACACCGCAGTCGCACGTCGACCTCGACGATCCCACGCACCTGCACTTCGAGTACATCGTGCGGATGGGCGCCGTCATCGACCAGCTCGGCGCGACAGCATCCGCCCCACTCAGCGCGGTGCACCTCGGCGCCGGCGCAATGACCCTCCCCCGGTACATCGCCACCACCCGCCCGGGCTCGCGCCAGCAGGTCATCGAGTGGGAGGCCCCGCTCGTCGCGCTCGTACGCGAGCACCTGCCGCTACCGCGAGGTGCGGCGATCCGCGTGCGCATCGGCGACGCCCGGGAGGGGCTGAACCGGATGCCACCCGCGCTGACCGGCCACTGCGACCTCGTCGTCTCGGACGTCTTCTCGGGGGCGCAGACCCCGGCACACCTGACGAGCATCGAGTTCTACCGCGAGATCGCCGGCCTGCTCTCGCCCACCGGCGTGCTGCTGGTCAACGTCGCCGACGGCCCCGGGCTCGCGTTCGCCCGGCGCCAGGTCGCGACCGTCTCGAACGTGTTCCGCGAGGTCGCCCTGCTCGCCGACGCCCAGGTGCTGAAGGGACGCCGCTTCGGCAATCTCGTCCTGGTCGCTTCGACGAGCGAGCTGCCCACCGAGTGGTTGCCGCGGCTGCTTGCGGCCGGCCCTCACCCCGCGAAGATCGCCCAGGGCGACGAGGTCGCGGCCTTCGCCCGCGGAGCCGCGATCGTGACGGATGCCGATGCTGTGGCATCCCCCCGACCCGATTCCGGACTGTTCCTGAAGTGA